ATATCATGTAGACTAAATCTGACTTTCTCTAACTCCTCCTCCTTAATGCGAATATTGTCCGCATTCTGCTTAATGATATTCATTAACTTCAATCTTGATCGCCTGTGATCATAAAATCCTCCAGTCATACTACCTTTCTTGCTTACTTGATCACCTGTAATGAGAAAGACAACAATATGTCAGGGCAACACACTTCAACAGACAACATCATGTAGACAAACAACCCTAAGGTTGGAAGAATTAGGCCAACCTTCCAGTGTTATGCAGTCCAGACCATCAGCACGAGCAACCCTTGAAGCCACATCCAAATTCTTGCAGATAACTGTTCTAGCAAATACCTAACAGAAAATTTATAATACAGGTGTAGAAATGAGTTTAACTGTACCAATATCAGGGCCAGGTCCGGTAATAAGAATCTGCTGCAAGTTTTTAGGCAACATGAGCCTTGCTTCAAGATGGTTGTGTTAGGTATTACAGTAGTTTGGAAACTGCCAATCatcatttttttatagaaaGGAAATATCATGAGAGAAGAGGAAAAAAGTTTTTTCCGGCAGCAAGGGGATAATGCATCCTCTAATGTGCACAAAACAAAAGGGGGAAAAGGAAGATAATGCAAACGTAGCGAATGATGTATAAATGAAGTGTGGTCTATTTATCTTAACATTATAAGATTGGTAGGAAGCCCCACATTGACACCtataagctagcttttgggatagagttaggcctcccaaattctaatatcaTGTCAAAACCTATCTTGGATCCGTTTATTGGGTCACCCAGACACCCACAAATGGGCCACCCCCGGATGTCCGGTCCTGCAAACTTCACGCTGCTTATGCCAAATTCTGGTGTGCCACAAATGGGCCACCCGCAGATGTCCGGTCCTGCAAACTTTACGCTCCATATTTCAAATTCTGGGAGTGATGGGGGTGTTGAGAAGTcctacattgactagagatatggctaaATATGTCCATATATTGGGTAGAGTAAACTTTGcccctaagctagcttttggggtagagttaggcctcccaaattTTAATAAGATCAAACATATATTCTCCGAAGAATGAATAACTTATCAAAGATAAATTCCTAATAAATAGGATAGGATCTCTAAAAGAGGAGAAAATCCTATAATTCATAATGATATTATAATAACCCCTAATTAACACAAAAGTCCTTCAATACAATTATTATCCTAACTCAAGATGCTTCTCAACTGTGCATCAATTTTACTATGATGTCATAACCAGATAAACCATCTTAGTTATGTTATTTAGCAGATAGAACCTGAAGATGCTGCGACATGCCCATGCGTAATTACAACATAAAATTCGTGTAGAGCTAACCTGACTGAATGCGGGTTTATAGTCATCTCTAAAATTCAACTTCTTTAAAAGAGGTATGACATCAGAACTCTGTGGATAAGTGATGTGTGGAGCCTTTACTCTGTTGAGAGGAATAAATGTAACTCTTCCACCTTTCTGTGAATTAAGATGTCTAATTATCTCGGTTGACTTGTCATCACTTTCAACAACCACATGAAATAAGCTGTTTAAAAAGACCAGTAAAGAGATCAGGCCAAGAACAGAGACTGAAACTAAAAAAAATGGAACAACTACATGCTATGGATGTGCCAAATCTCTCTCACCACCCCCACCCTAAATCCCAAAAATACAATCTATGAATATGACTCATGGTGAGAAATTACCTGTTTCCTGCTGTAACTTCAACTGCAGTGAAAAATTTGTCATCACAATTCAGTAACTCGATAATTGGGCCATGAACTCCAGAAATGTTGTGCTGCCTGCAGATCTTCCGAACTGAATTCAACCCTCTTCTGACATCCTGCACATTACAGTAGTATCAAACATGATGCAATATGAAATTATCAACCAGCCCCCCGAATACGTCTTAAGAAATATCATCATGACAGATCATCCCCAAAATCAATAGAAAACAGCAGCATACACTATCTTCCCAGATGCCAAGAAATCTCCATTCCACAAATGTAGATGAAGAAAACATTGGGAACACAAATATCATATATCATTGCGGAGGACTTGCGCCATCACTTGAAGAAAGGTCCCAAAAATCAATATTCAGAATCAGAATGAGAAAAGCGTTATTACATTCTTCACTGACATCAATCTCAAGTTCATGATTCTAtcctttttctatttttccgACTCTTACTTGATAGTTCCATTTAGTACTTTACAACCTAAATGGTGGAAAGAAACTCTTTTaccaatttaataattaaagtaCTGCCACCACAAAACAGAATCACATTATATCTTTTAACTTTCAATGTCACATATTTTTTGAGGATTTTTTAGGTGAAGTGTTACTGCAGTTTCTTTTCGATCAGAAGTTGCTGCATCTATATATCGTATAGAAGGTTATAATTAGACCTAAAGGTTATATCTAAACAGTTTCTGAGCGTTTAAAGTGACACCAAATTAAAACTATGATGACACTTTGTGTTCATTACTTAAGTCCAACAGGGTATGTACAAGTTATCATAAATCTACATCCTAAACAAGCACAAAGTACCTCTCAAATAATGAGAAGTGCTAAGCTTCAGACAGAATCACCATGACAAGGGACAACCATACCTGAGAATTTAATGGTTTGGAGAAATTCTATGTTAAAAGAAGTTAGATAGAGGGTTTACTCACTCCAGGAATTGCATGATCAAGACTCTTTTCAGCCTTCTCAACTTCTGCTCGGAGCTTATCAATTTCAGCAGTAAGTTCATTCTCTTTGCTCCATAATGACCTAGAATAAAACAATTTGAATTATAAGAATATTTACTTGGGAATTACTTTCGCTATGATTCTCCTTTCTGCTTTTGCTACACTCCATACTACACTTTCAAAGTACTCTTTCCTACTTTCTAATAATAGTTCTTCTTTCAtctatacacacacacacacaaataaCAGAAAAAGACAAAAGAAGATAAACATACTTCCTCTCATCATGCAACTTATCTCTTGCTACTTTATAATGATTAAACCCGTCACGTGACTGAGTAATGAGAGATTCCAAAGTAGTAATATCTGCTTTACGGCTCTTAATGTCCTCATCATTATTGTGCAATTCAACATTAAGCCGGTCAATTTCCTCCATAAGCTTTTGCTCCTGTGGCCCAAAACAACAATAGAAAACAGAGGATCAAACACTACATAACCTGGTCATAAAAGGCTATGATATTATGCCATGAACAATTTATcctaaaagcttaagttgttgggtgtCGACACAAAAGGTTATATATTATAGTCCTAAGATCTTGTACTTTTTCATTCTATTCTCTAATAATACTTAATCTATTAtgcagaaaaaaatgaaaaaaaaaatacaataaagaAGAGAGACTTAATTCATGCTATTACCCTTAAACTAATAGAAATAAGGATAACAACCTGCTGAAAAACAGAACTTTTATGCATATAACAAAGAAAAAGTATTTGGGCCATAATTCAGTATAGCTCAATCAAATAAATGAAATCTTGCCTGCTCTGTGTTTGAAGAAAGCACCCGTTCAAGATCATCTATCTCCTTTTGAAGCCACTTATCACGTGCAGCTTTACTCGAAAACTGGGTGGCACGTCCTTGCTTTTGATATAGTATACTGAGTTTCTTCTCACGCTCCATAATTCTAACAATTCATGTATTTGTGAGAGATGGACGAGAATCTGATTTAATAACCTCTATAAATGATAGTATAAATTACATAGATTTATACATGCCCGTGCTAATATAAGTTGTGTGTAGCATAATATTTAAGATTTGTGAAAGGCTCTAAAGCAAACATgtgaaatataaaatatatttctccATCATGTACCCTAACCAATCCAAATTTTGTAGTCAAAATAGTACTTAACTAAATTAAAGATTAACATGTTATAATAGAGTGAGTAAAAAACATACTACCATGACAGTCAGAATACAAACACTAGAAGAGTTAAGTACAATATACTTTATTGAAGCATATTAGTAAAACATATACAACCATAGCATACCGCTTTGTTATGTCTTGTTCTTTCTTAACATGATCCTCATATAAAGGGCTGATTTTGTCCAGTTCATCCATTGAGTCTTGAATTTCTTTCTCAAGTATCCCCAGTTGTTTTGCAGCATCTTTCTGAAAGCATGTAGGTAATAGATTAACCAAGTATATAACTATCCCTTCTAGAAGAACTTCTGAGATGATTGCATTAGAATAGTACTTTGGCTCGGATATTTCCAGAGATCTTCTCCTGTAAATCTTTGACATCAAGTTCAAGCTCCGTGTGCTTCTTTAGTGCCTCTTTTCGTCTCTTGTCAATAACCTCTTTTTCTTTGTTAAAGTTATGAAGTTCTTTCGTTACGTCTTTCAATGTATTCTCTAAATCTTTGGATTTCTCATGTGCATCAAGAACATCATTATACATCTTTGATGATGTTTCAGAAACCTTGTTGCGAGCTTCTTCTATCTAAAATAAGAAGACAAGCATTCAACTACACGCATTAGAACCGGAATTAAAAAATGACTACGTCCAAATTTATGATTGACTTATGAAGGCTAACAGAACATGGAGTGTGCAATTATAAACTACAAATAAATGCATGGAGTTCCTAATCTTTTCATTCTCTCATCTCATCACCACACCCTACTAAGCTAATGACTCTGGCCCAACATAGGCCCTactcaaataataaaaaatagagTCAATACCAAACCATACTAAAACTAActaatagatatagataaaatCAAACCTAGGCCCAAATACAGCAGGCCCATGACTAACTAACAGAAATAAATCCAACTCATAAAACACAGTAGAAACAGggcaaataataataaatgtggTCAGATTTTAACATAGATAACCTCTATAAGTTTTTGCTGAGCATCTTGAACTTCTTTATTATAAATGGCGTATTCCAAGGATTTTCTCTGCTTGTCAAGTTGCTGATATTTTCTAAGTTCCTCTTTTTCCTCATCTAGTTCTTTCAGCCTCTCATCTAAATACTGTACAACTTGGATTATTTGCTTTCGTTTGTTACCTGTTTGACAGAAAAAATGCATGTTAATAACAGCAATAACAAGAAAGTGAGAGTTATAACTTACAAGCAGAAgcagtgtcatcaaatatcagCCATGGCGGCGGCAATGAGGAATTCAGCAAGCCGCCATAATCCGCCATCATTATTTGTCAAATATGACAGGATTTTGGCTTTCCACCATTAACAACATTGTTTACAAATCATAAATttgaaaagaaataaatataaatgactTGCCAGTTTCCTGCATTATTTTCAAACTTTCACGACGTCTCTCCTCATAAACTCTAGTACCACCTATCTCCTTCAGTAAATCCAATCGTTCAGAGTCTTTCATCAAGGTCAGTGATGCTATCTATGCAAGATCAAGAAAGGGACAAGTTTAGAAATCAACTTCAACTTCAGAGTTTCCAAAACACCAAACCAAAGCACCATCGTCATGCACCAATACCTTTCCTTGTTGTACAACATAATAAGGATTTGAGCGAGAGAATCCAGCACTTTCCAGTAAATTCATCACTTCAGTTTTTCTGCAGATCATTTATCATCTTTTTTAGGGCCTAGATTAATACTCATGATATGACCAAAGAGCATAACGTAATGTCAAGTTTCTCGAGACAATAAATTTATAGTACTTGCTCTCTTATACTCACGTTATGTGTTTTCCATCGAGAAAATACTCATCCTTCTTCAAACCAATAGTCCGACGCAGGCGCACTTCTTCCTTGTCAACCTGTTTACCAGCAAAAATAGACACCAAGATTGAGTACATGTACGGATATTGCAATTAAGCGGTTACTAATGCTtaagtttaaaaaagaactttcaaaaaagtttaaaaaagaaaGTAAGAGAAATTCTGAAGCAGCGGAAATGTACAGCACCAGGCATTGACCAAGAGATTTTGCTGATAACTCAGAAAAAGGGATTAGAGATAAAGCAACTAACATTAGATTGAAATTGcattaggaaaaaaaatcaaaactttgacCAAATCAGAGAACCTCATGATTAATCAAATTACTTCTCAGCTCGCAGAAAATATGCACCATCCAAATCCCATCCCAAGATCAGTGCAAAAgtctttcaagtttcaaaaaaTTGAATGAGCAGAATTTTATACAGCATAGAAATCATTCATATAATGGCATAAattttaaaagaagaaaaacatgtACTACTCATCCAGTCGCCACAAGTTTCTATTTAGCTAAATTCAAAATCTCTCAGCCATTAGATTCTTTGATTTTCCAACAGATCCATCCTATAAATAGATTGAGCAGTACAGCCCATAGCATGAATTCATTGcacaagaaaaaataaatgtcCAACCATCCACCATTTAAAAGAGTAGATAATAGATATTGATAACTTGAAAAAAACAATGTGACCGCCAAGCAGAACCTATGTGAATATTCTCTGTAACAGCCTCTAtagtgaattaaaaaaatattatattgttCTCAAAATATTACCGGGATACGGTTGTCTGAATTATCAAACACAATCTCCACAAATGCAGATAAAACCTGGTGTCCAGCCCCTTCCTGCGCAGAGAATCATTCATATAAGCATGATCAAATTCTATAATTGATTAGGGATAGGTAAGAACCAAAGGTATTATTAAAAGGAAATATGGACTGTGTCGTACATGGAGTAGTGCATGCCTATCCTCACTGCGTAGGTTCTGAAAGAGATCGCTCAACACAAAACGAATGGCTAGATACAAGAGAAAAAAGGAggaaaaatgagtgaaaaatgACAGATCATATTTAACTGACTTCATAAAAACCACTAAAGAAATAAATCAGAGAATAAAGAAATGCCAATTGTCGTACCATGGAAAAAGTTTGTCTTCCCAGATCCATTAGCACCAActgtaaaaataaataattaaaatataaatgtaATATACTTAAGATACATTCATTTGATTTAAATATAAATGACAAAAAGGATATCTTGAAACAACTTTACATCAAATgagatgtaataaaaaaaaggaagaatCATTAGAGTATAAAAAAGTAATGAAAATGAAGACAATGTAGTGAGCAAAGAATGTAGCTGCCAAAACAACTAATACAGCCTTTAGCTTGATGTGGGAACattcacaacaacaacacaatCAAGTCTGATGAGATCATACAATGGTTTCAGTGTCACAACTGCGTTCTTCTTAGAGTCTCCACAGCTCTTTTTTTCTTGGCAATTACTAAAACTGGTTACAACCTACATCTAACACGAATTGATCCTTCTATTCTTAGGCCTCTATCTTAGTAAATCCTTATCTGATgcccaaaagaaaaatttatagaTGAACCTGGAGTTAGAGTCCCTTTATATGCTTGATTGCTTAATGCCTCTTCTTAAATAGATTTAAGGGTTTGGACCTTTGACTTAGCCATATCTTATTTTTGTAGTAAATCCTACTCTCCAAATACAATTCCTTTCAATAGACCCTAAGAAAATGGAAATCAAAGGTTCATTTTAAGGTGAAATCTCTCGTTTGGATTTAGGATAGCAGTATTCAACAGAATCAGTTAATACAATTTACTCCACACCACAACCTTAATAAAGCACTTCCTAATAAATTTTTAGCTATACACTTCTCTTAGCGCTTACAAGACTAGCAATCAATCCAATCTAGTCCAGATGCTAGAGTTCTATAGTTTAGCTTTTAAAAGGCTCTGCAAAGTACAGGAATGTTTAATGGAAATGTGCCAGTTTTGCGTTGGCAGGATTTtcaagaatatatatatatatatatatatattcccttATATGGGAACAGCTGTCTTCATTGCTATGGTGTTCAGCTAATGCCATGGGTTGGTTTAGAGGGCTTCCTTGGTCAAGCAGTGGAATTGGCAGGCTTTACTTTCATACTAAGTTTTTCAGCCTTTTTTTCCTCTTTGCCCCTCCAAAGACAACACATTACCCTCAGCTTTGTACTTCTCTCTCTTTTAAAGAAAAACCCTTTAATccaaagagagagaaaggacTATATAGCCATTTTATAATGAAAATTATTATATGTATGTCCATTTGCAATTGTTTATGAAACCATTTAGGGTGATTATTATGACTTATTATTCTAAAAATACTAATAGGTTTTTACACACAAGAAAAAAATATGTCATCTATGCAAATATATCTATCTCTGGACAAATAAAATTTGACTTTTAAGTTTATTACATATTGCATCATTTCGGTACTACGTTGAGCTACCATCATGAAATAAGATGCCCATACTATGCATTTCAAAGTATTTTTCCAGAATCAATAGAAGAAAGCATTGAAAAGCTTTCAAGTAAAATTATATTACCAACACAATTCACTTTTGGACTGAAAGTCTCGGTGGCAATTTGCTCTCGGTAACTCTTGAAACCTTCAATCACAATcttcaaaaaaagaaagaaaaaaatacacgCAAATGCATCAGAAGACCATTTAGCAAGGAACCAACTCCAAATAGCAACATAATATACAGTTTAATCAAACGTATTAATTCGGATAACAGCAGTTAATAAAATGCAATTCGAAGCACAATTACCTGCTTAATGTACATGATGAAACTATCATAACAGTACCTACAAcagcaaataaataaaattccaTAAGTGTAATGATATAttacaaacacaaccaaaaagaATTCCAAATGCTTTCTCAAGTCAAATCAGCACTGTATTCGCAAAACAAAACGCAACGCGCCATCACAGTAGAATTCAGAAATCACTCACTACCTACACACTACACAGTAAAGCATATTCACAAAATCAACTGAAAAAACCTAATCCGCAACGATTCCTGATTCTAAATCAGCAAATAAGCAAGAACGACCTCAACGAGAATGAAATTTTCGCTCTGAAACCAGAAAACAAGCTTCCGATAAGCAAAATCAAGTTCGAAAACATGGAATGAAGTGATTCACCACGATTTAGCAGCGAAATCGAGTACCGGAACAAGAAATTCAAGTGAAATCAAAATTAGGAATCATTTTAGGGTTTCGAGATATTTTTTCAGGAAATTGAGAGTGAGAAGAGAGATTTGCAGAGCGAAGATGGAAGAAAACTGGAGTGTGTGAAGGATTTGCAGAGAAACGAAGTTGAAGAGTGTGAGAGAGAGTACCTGAAATGAAGCTTTGTGAGAATGGAGTAGTGAAATTTGAAGTTTGGAGTTTAAGCTTTCAGTTTACTGGGTTTTTGGGGTGCGTAGGATAAGTCGTGCGCTACAAGGGTGAAGTTTAGTACCACGTGGTTCGGGTGGGCGTGGAGGGAAAGGGGAAAAAATAAGCGCCAATAATTATttctgttttccttttgtttttttgtttcaactttcaagcactaatttttgtttttcatttaacgtctaatttttgtttctattacttaaaaatttatttgtttttagttATTATGAAAAGATGAAAAGATGTATTTTTTTACAGGTTAAATACAGATAGGAGTTTCAAAGCGACGGGTAACTGCATGGGTTGGGGCGGTGTGGTGCGTGATGAGGAGAAACGTCAGGTTTGTGAGTTTTGCTCCTCTAATATCAAGGGTAATTGAATTGTTGCGGAGGACAAAGCTTTCATGGTGGTCTCTTCTTGATTTTGAATAATGGCTTCAAGAATGTTATTTGCAATCACATTGCTGGAGAACTCTTAATGTGTGTGATTCACCGCTTTGATAAATGGTGTCAACGAGCTGCTTAAGAGAAACTGGAATGTTAATTTAAAGCTAATGTGTTAGAATTTTAATACTTATGCGGAGTTTCTTGCTAGATTTGGGGTCAGTTTGTTGTTTTCCAGTAATTGCATCATGGAGATTCCCCTCCTAGAGTTAGATATAGAAAAATAACGGAAACGtgaaaacattaattattagAAAAACaattatagaaaaataatataacatAACTAAATAACAAATGCCccactaataattaatattttccagtatattgtaattataaaaaaaatatgaccGTAATTTTTAATCATTAAAATATGACGCGGTGATTGTTCACCTCATCTCTTAACTATGAAATTGGACGTTCAATCATATAATTCATGAGAAAGATACACATTTTATTTTCATGTCAGATTATAGTCGTTGGACTAAAGAAGTCTAACTATTTATCAACGGTGCTGAACTTTGTCCGCATAATTTAATTTCGAAATTATCAAATCAAATTAGTGTAGATTTTGAAACCCTAATATCAACCTTGTCATCAACACCGCCGAGACTCTCAAACGCCCACAACCAAGGCAAGCTTGCACACTGTTCATTCCTCTTTCGATTCCGAGCTTCTTCCCTTCCTTTGTGTGAACTATGAATCAATAACCACTTTCAATTCTCGCAGATGAAGGTAAACAAGCAGAAGCGGCATCGGAAGACTCTCACATTCTACACCGCTTGCCACGGTTTCCGGAAGCCATTCAAAGTTCTCTGTGATGGCACGTTCGTTCATCACCTTCTCGCGAATCGTATCATACCTGCTGACAAAGCCCTCAGCAATATTCTCAGTGCTAATGTCATACTCTACACAACCAGGTCCGTTTTTTGTGCCctaatatatattttcaatctGTTTCTTTGC
This is a stretch of genomic DNA from Lotus japonicus ecotype B-129 chromosome 1, LjGifu_v1.2. It encodes these proteins:
- the LOC130733429 gene encoding structural maintenance of chromosomes protein 3-like codes for the protein MYIKQIVIEGFKSYREQIATETFSPKVNCVVGANGSGKTNFFHAIRFVLSDLFQNLRSEDRHALLHEGAGHQVLSAFVEIVFDNSDNRIPVDKEEVRLRRTIGLKKDEYFLDGKHITKTEVMNLLESAGFSRSNPYYVVQQGKIASLTLMKDSERLDLLKEIGGTRVYEERRRESLKIMQETGNKRKQIIQVVQYLDERLKELDEEKEELRKYQQLDKQRKSLEYAIYNKEVQDAQQKLIEIEEARNKVSETSSKMYNDVLDAHEKSKDLENTLKDVTKELHNFNKEKEVIDKRRKEALKKHTELELDVKDLQEKISGNIRAKKDAAKQLGILEKEIQDSMDELDKISPLYEDHVKKEQDITKRIMEREKKLSILYQKQGRATQFSSKAARDKWLQKEIDDLERVLSSNTEQEQKLMEEIDRLNVELHNNDEDIKSRKADITTLESLITQSRDGFNHYKVARDKLHDERKSLWSKENELTAEIDKLRAEVEKAEKSLDHAIPGDVRRGLNSVRKICRQHNISGVHGPIIELLNCDDKFFTAVEVTAGNSLFHVVVESDDKSTEIIRHLNSQKGGRVTFIPLNRVKAPHITYPQSSDVIPLLKKLNFRDDYKPAFSQVFARTVICKNLDVASRVARADGLDCITLEGDQVSKKGSMTGGFYDHRRSRLKLMNIIKQNADNIRIKEEELEKVRFSLHEIDQKINELVAEQQKIDAKRAHDKSEIEQLKQDIANANKQKQLISKALAKKEKSLVDVQNQIEQLKASLAMKKAEMGTDLIDHLTPEEKKLLSDLNPEIKNLKEKLVACKTDRIETEARKAELETNLTTNLRRRKQELEAVISSVDADSLVVDSELKGQELSDAKILVDDVSGQLKRVSESMNDRTRQIKKIKDEMNKLKSLEDEYERKLQEEAKELEQLLSKKNIYSAKEEEYTKKIRELGPLTSDAFETYKRRNIKDLNKMLHRCNEQLQQFSHVNKKALDQYINFTEQREELQQRQAELDAGDEKIRELISVLDQRKDESIERTFKGVARHFREVFSELVQGGHGHLVMMKKKDGDHDDDDQDEDGPREANPEGRVEKYIGVKVKVSFTGQGETQSMKQLSGGQKTVVALTLIFAIQRCDPAPFYLFDEIDAALDPQYRTAVGNMIRRLADIANTQFITTTFRQELVKVADKIYGVTHKNRVSRVNVVSKETALEFIEHDQTHNAE